The sequence below is a genomic window from Nitrospirota bacterium.
TCGTCCGTCGTGATATCGAACTTGGTGAGCTGGATATCGTTGCAGACGATGATGATCGTGCTGTTCCAGCGCTCGGCGCTGACGCGCTCGTTGTCAACGGCGTTCATCATCATGGTGAAGATTTTCTGGAAGTACCGGGCAAAGGTGAGCGGTTCGGCAGCAGGGGCGCCGGCGTTTCGCGACAGGGCGCGCAGGACGAGGAATCTCCCGTCGTCGGCGAACATATCCTCTATCCTGTTGATCATGAAGTTCCCGTCGATGAAGACATGACGCCGCCCGTTATGCTCGAAGGGACGGTAGGCGAAAAACCAGGGAATACCGATAGAGAAGCGAATTGCCCGGGAGATCTTCAAGTCGGGGAAATTATAGCGCGAGAAGATGAAGGGAGTATTGTTCAGAATATCCGTAGCGGCAATGAAGAGGGGAACGCGGGTGATATCGCCGAAGCGGGCCCCCTCGAGCGCCTCGTCGAACCACTGCTCGAGGCGGTCACCGCGGTAGAGCCCCTTTCCCCTGATGATGCCCGCCAGGCTCCTGTCGAGGAGTCTCGTGATATCGACCTCGAGGGCGATCTTCTTCATCTCCAGGGGGGTCTTGCCTGCTGCATACAGCGAGCTGATAATACTTCCCGCAGAGGCGCCGATGATCTTGCCTATCCTGATCCCCTTTTCCTCCAGTGCGACGAGGCCGCCGATGTACGCGGGGAACCTCACGCCGCTCCCGAGGAGCATGAGTGTCACCGGCTCGCCTGACGCTCCTTTTGCCTTTAAAGGGAGAGCGGCCATTTCTTGAGCTCCCGCTTCAGGACCTTGCCCGTCGCCGAGCGCGGCAGCTCCTCTACCGCGATGATTCTCCTCGGCACCTTGTAGGGAGCGATGCGTTTCATGAGATGGCTCCTGAGCTCCTTCTCGTTCAGCGCCTTGTCCTTCTGCACGGTAACGAACATCACCGGCAGCTCCCTCTCTCCCTCTCCGGTGATGCCCACCATGGCGCAGTCGCTGACCGCTGCATGGGTGAGCGCCGCCTCCTCCACTTCACTCGGGTATACGTTGAGCCCGTCTACGATGATCATATCCTTCTTGCGGTCCACAATCTTGATATACCCTTCCTTGTCGATGACTGCAATATCCCCCGTGCAGAGCCATTCGCCGCGGATCGCCATGGCCGTATCGTCAGCCCGTTTGAAATATCCTTTCATTACATTGGGGCCTTTTACGAGGAGCTCCCCGGGAGTGTCGATGGACACCTCAACGCCCTCGTCATCGACGACCTTTACCGCGACCCCCGGAAGGGGAAGGCCGACCGTACCCG
It includes:
- a CDS encoding patatin-like phospholipase family protein, which codes for MAALPLKAKGASGEPVTLMLLGSGVRFPAYIGGLVALEEKGIRIGKIIGASAGSIISSLYAAGKTPLEMKKIALEVDITRLLDRSLAGIIRGKGLYRGDRLEQWFDEALEGARFGDITRVPLFIAATDILNNTPFIFSRYNFPDLKISRAIRFSIGIPWFFAYRPFEHNGRRHVFIDGNFMINRIEDMFADDGRFLVLRALSRNAGAPAAEPLTFARYFQKIFTMMMNAVDNERVSAERWNSTIIIVCNDIQLTKFDITTDEKQYLFEEGYRQVRKYLEYKWGV